A window of the bacterium genome harbors these coding sequences:
- a CDS encoding ABC transporter permease encodes MKKSSHPFQALGVFVALIALCLLFSVTSSHFLTTENIFSVIRSFSFVAIIALGETFAILTGGIDLSVGSLLGFCGCVSALAMNSQWAWPLAVFAGLLAGAFLGFCNGQMITRLKLPPFIVTLGMYSMARGLTFVITRGWPVSNLPQGFMTLGQGYWWIVPLPVIFMVLAGLAAGIFLNHTATGRYLFAIGGNETAASLSGIPVDRIKVLVYTLSGVASAVAGILLISRLGVAQPTSGVGYELDAIAASVIGGTSLMGGKGTVLGVLIGAAIMGVLRNGLILLGLSAFWQQFALGAIIILAVAMDRLRK; translated from the coding sequence TTGAAAAAAAGCTCTCATCCTTTTCAAGCGCTGGGGGTGTTCGTTGCCCTTATCGCCCTGTGCCTCCTCTTCTCTGTCACCTCGTCTCACTTTTTGACAACAGAAAATATTTTCAGCGTGATCCGGAGTTTTTCCTTTGTGGCCATCATCGCGCTGGGTGAAACCTTTGCCATCCTCACCGGCGGCATCGATCTCTCCGTCGGTTCCCTACTCGGATTCTGCGGCTGTGTGTCCGCTCTGGCCATGAACAGCCAGTGGGCCTGGCCCCTCGCTGTGTTCGCCGGACTGCTGGCCGGTGCTTTTCTCGGATTTTGCAACGGCCAGATGATCACGCGGCTGAAGCTGCCGCCCTTTATCGTAACCCTGGGCATGTACAGCATGGCCCGAGGCCTTACTTTTGTCATCACCCGTGGCTGGCCGGTTTCCAATCTTCCGCAAGGATTTATGACTCTTGGGCAGGGATACTGGTGGATCGTGCCCCTGCCGGTTATCTTTATGGTCCTCGCCGGCCTGGCTGCCGGCATCTTTCTCAATCACACGGCCACCGGCCGCTATCTTTTTGCCATCGGCGGCAACGAAACCGCCGCCTCGCTCTCCGGCATCCCAGTGGACCGCATCAAAGTGCTGGTGTACACGCTCTCGGGCGTCGCTTCCGCGGTAGCCGGCATCCTGCTGATCTCCCGATTGGGCGTCGCGCAGCCTACTTCGGGCGTGGGCTATGAACTGGACGCCATCGCGGCTTCAGTAATCGGCGGCACCAGCCTCATGGGCGGCAAAGGCACGGTGCTGGGCGTGCTCATCGGCGCTGCCATCATGGGCGTGCTGAGAAACGGACTGATCCTGCTGGGCCTTTCCGCCTTTTGGCAGCAATTCGCTCTGGGCGCGATCATCATTCTGGCTGTAGCGATGGACCGGCTTCGCAAATGA